GAAAAGTGGAAAGAGCTAACGACGCTGCTAAATGCAGAAGGGCTGCCCCAAAAAGATGTTAAtggatggaaaaaagtaagtatttagtcaaatattaaaataaatatttttgagttgtcTTTTTTCAAGATATGGTCTGACTGGAAGGGGTGCATTCGGAAAAAGGTTGCCCATAACAATCTAGAATCGAGGGCAACAGGAGGTGGACCCTTTAATAAGCATGTACTGACGAGCAACGAAGAATGTGTTGCAAGAACTTGTGGAATTTTTGCAGCCGTTGAGGGCATACGCCATTCTAGAAGCTTTGGgacagaagaaaataatagcGCTATCGAATCTGAGGAAGAACGTCCCCAAACAAGTAGGGAAGCGGTGGCTACCCCGAGAGCTGCAAAAAGGCCACGAGTGTCAACGCAGGACAGCCTTCAGTCGTGTATGGCAACGCAATCTagttgtatggagaaaatatcCACCACTTTAGATAACATTTGCGAAAACCAACACAAGATTGCAAAATCGCAGGAAGATGAAAGGGAAGAGATTCGACGACTTTGTCGTGCTgttgagaaacaaaatgaattgcTGGCAGAGCAAAATCGCTTGAAGACTCAAAGTATAGAGCAAAAGCAAAGACATTACCTAAAAATGGAGCAGTTGCAACAGGAAACAGttaatattaaaactaaaatgctTGAGATagagactaaaaaataaatataaaagaatcttattgaactgttatgtatataatatttatttttaattaattatttacttttaatatgaataaattttatgtttcataatATTACATTTCTAGCAATAGAGTCTCTTATATTTCTGCCAACACTATATAATCTACTGTTTTcctaattttcagcaatttcctcATCAATTGGATTGTTTTCTAATACGGTTTCTGTTTCAATGTCATCTATTTGATTACTCCTACATATGTTATGTAGTGCGCAACAAACATTTATTATCTTCACTACCTTTTGCGGCGTATATGGCAGGGTAGTTTTCAAACAACAAAACCGACTTTTTAATACTCCTATAACACGCTCAACGATGTTACGTGCTTTTGCATGCTGCTGGTTAAATCTGTGTTCTGCTGATCTTGGGCCTGGGTTTCTATATGGAGTCAGTAGAAATGGCTCTATACCAAAACCAGAATCTCCCAGTAGCCAAGACCCTCGGTCACCAGCTTCATACTGCGATAGGTAATAGTGTTTTGCACTGCTCATACTAAATACGAAAGCGTCATGGCTTGCACCAGGCCGAGTTGCATCTACTGCTCTTATTATCATATCAAAATCACAAATCTGTAAAACAAAggcagaaaattttaaattttagaaacgCAATTTAAATGCATTCTTACAATCATtgcgtttatgctaaaaaatcctTTTCGGTTAAAAAATAGATGCTCGTTCTCAAAAGGTTTAATCAGAGCCACATGTGTTCCATCAATACACCCTATTACTCCTGGAATAccgaatttttctacaaaatgaaGTTTTGATTTTCTAGAATCCTCTTCAGACATTTTCAGCTTAATCCACTTAGGAcacagaacattttccaaagcaTTGATCATTTCGGATAATATTTTTGAGACTGTGCTTCTACCCATAGCAATATCTGTATCCTTTCCGACGGAACGTTGATAGGAACCTTCTGCGAAAAACCTAAGACTTGCTGCCAGCTTTAATAAAATAGGTATGGACGTTTCCTTGACGAAAGATTTTACTTCATTCAGCACTTCTAAAAAAGCGTACTTGTTTAGGCGATAGTTGGAAACAAATCTAAAGTAGAAAAACTTAATGAATGCCACAAAGTATAACCATTTCTAATCTTACGTAGATTCCGGTGCACTGAGAGGATTCGAATGGTCTCTTAAACGCCGCCTATCTATTCTACTTTGGTAATCTTGCTCCTGTTCGTTtaacacataagctgccataaaaaacatgataattttttaattaaatccgtttattttgaaattatttcgtattttttgccaACGAATTCTTTTGtcatttggtttgtttaattgccAAAGAGAAATCAGCTGTTTCGaacttaaattcgaatttaaatgaaatcggaCGAATTACAGaacacccaaaacaaaatcgtaCGAATTGCCATTTCGGATCCGAAttgaaatcgcgcgattttcagAACATGCCTGATAGTATTATACTGAACGAGTTTCTTTTTAACCAATTCTGCTCTAAAgtctatgtaggtgtgtatgtatatataccccctTTAACTCCTAGCAtgcttacatatacacatacctaCTTGTCTTCTacacttcctacaaaataattgtattcatatgtaactacatccatgcacgttcatacatacatacatgcatacatacatatatgcgcgagcacagcgctcccttcttccttccgtgtacttttgtctaccGCCAGTGAATATTCCTAAtactgtacttacaaaaacaaaataatttcataGGCGTAAAAGCAGCAGCAACCGCAACGCAAtgaccgctttgccaccacgcattccaaaatgttctagaacacaacaaaaacagcgcTCTCACTTCATGCCACACATGCGTATGTCGTCCCAACCCAAAATCTGAGCCTAGcggcttcaaaaacaaaatacattggaatacgcagtcgcagcggccatgattcttttagtcgcgacggcgctgaaccaTTAGGAATATTATatggcacaaaaacaaaaaattcattcataatTTCGAGCTCATactatatatcatatatttctaagagcaaagtactttcattcataaaacgagccgcccatatgccaattttctcgaccatccgaaaatagtcaatattgcaatatttcttgtagaattgaaattatttgccaatatttgataaatcttgaatttttgtcatgtcggtGGCCGCgtctccgtatgtatgtatgcacccttatatttatgtaactaccctacaagacagctgactatcatataagcactcatattatcatcatcactatcctcatccaactacacatttttgtgCTAGCCGTGGGAAAGTTCTCTTTTAtcaatagcaatttcttataactgaaaaatatatctgcccTGATCTAAAGGCAtactaaactcctcattgttgtcatcacaaactcatcagcacaaatggcctaaactcctcattgttcTCATCAcaaactcatcagcacaaatggcctaaactcctcattgCTGTCATTAcaaactcatcagcacaaaTGGCCTAAACTCCTCACTCGAAATTACACGACGAAAACGACattacatttatattattatattcatttattgtttacaaactaagtattttaaaattttatattatataatatatttacatatttaaatttattctaatgatatatttttcatttcttgtttACAAACTAggaattttcatttacatatttacagatttaaagattttacatatttacagattttacaaatttacagatttaaagtttttctattaatatattttttttggatacatctattgtgtataataattttcacatttataaggAAATCCTACAACAGAACCTAAAATTGGCCATAATGTCCGATTCGAACTTTTAAATACTTTCAGATCATCAATTCCAACGTCTATATAAACCTTATCTAcatctttcaaatattcaaaaatttttgatttaaaaaaaactgaaaaaactaaTAGAGTTTTAGCGGATAAAGGTATTCCTTCAACCCCAACCTTCTTCAATGTTTGCAGTAAGTCAGTCAATgcacttttgttgttgcaacttaaattttgattgtagacaaatttatttcgtgtatgatttgaaaaaaaagaaaatttttgttagttaGTATTTAACTACTTAAGTTTATGTTAGTAATTTACAATACCTTATTTAAAGTTCACATTATATTTTCCTTGATGACAAATTGCCGCTTTTATTTAATGTATAATcttctgaaaaaaataaaatttttattattactatattattatttcattattattattatttttatattatatttattatttttactttttatgaaaatattattttatcccaattttcactattttgaacaaaatatcacaatttcTTCAGAGCAGCCACAAAACTGCAACTTcacacgttgttgttgtttttgttgtagcagcataagccctacaagacagtgctgagtactttcgccaaaaattccaacacattgacaaatattttattagtccCTAATACATGCGCATtgacaaattgaaaattgtcGAATGAGCAAAAGAGATAACtaaatgtgaaactctttttctcgtgaaagGGCTGTTGAAATGCTCCTTTTTTATACTATTCGTCAGTAATGCCACAACGGGAGAAATATtgattgggtattttttaaaacaaaaattgggaatttacaGTTTCCTTATTTTAATTGATGtagatacatataagtataaaaaaataagcacactcagtataaaatacataaataagcaaaaaattaaaaaaacatacatatttaaatacaaaaaccaactcTCAGTTTTCAATAGAATTACATGTATTCAAAATGTATTCAGGAAAGTGTGATTGAATTTGACAGTGgtctcataaaaattatattataaccgaaaaaacatattatataatattttaaaacaattaattatatgtattacatttaaatcgcgaaatttttcctttaacgtaaaaacgaactgttttcgtcaatttttttgtttttgctctattTCTGGCAGCACGCCATTCCGACTATTAGTTGTTCCCAGGAATTGGCAATACTAAGAAGTATTGAAAGGAATTTCTAGGTGCGCTTTCAAACGAAAAGCGCATCTAGTTATTCATAATTATTCATATTACTCGTGGAAGGCGGTTGTGTTTTTTGTGATTGTGAAATgtgtattgtgaaaaaaatcgaGTGTAAATCaggtatgtatatttaaattctAACCAAATGTTATTTTATCGTGGTTTTATAAGCATTTTggtaaaataagaatttttaacgttctacgttaccggatttatatccggccatggGCTTCAGCAGTATTCTCCGTATATGTAAGGagaatgcttatgctgctacaacaaaaacaagaacaaagagTGAAGTTGCAGTTTTGTGGCTGCTCTGAAcaaattgtgatattttgttCCAAATAGTGAAAAGtgcgataaaataatattttcataaaaagtaaaaataataaatataataatataaaaatagtaatataataataatgaaataataatatagaaataataaaaatgttatttttttcagaAGATTATATTGTACATTAAATAAAAGCGGCAATTTGTCGTCAAGTAAAATATAACGTGAACTTTAAATAAGGTATTGTAAATTACTAACATAAACTTAAGTAGTTAAATACtaactaacaaaaattttcttttttttcagatCATACACGAAATAAATTTGTCTACAATCAAAATTTAAGTTGCAAGTTATAAATAAGGCAATGTAAATTAATAGCTTTATTTTAAGTAGTTAAATACTAACTCAAATTTAacatacaatattttagttaaaattatgagcataaataaaaaaaactcttgCCAACTTGATGAGCAAGGAGAATATACTGTTTAAAGCGTCAGTTGCAAAACAGAGAAAACTGAACGAACTTGCTCATCAAATGGAAGTTGATACCAATAGCAGTAATAGTAATAGAGTAGATTGTTCTAATGAAGATATGCCTAGTATCAGTAAAGCCGCCGgtcttcaaaatatttctgtatCAAACGCAAACTTTTCAGATAGTAGTAGTGATGACGAGggatttttatttgactttggAGAATTAGAAGATAGGTTAGAAAATGCAACTCCAACTTATGACCGAAATATTGAGCTAAAAGCATGGGCTGTTAGAAATAATATAACACAAAGTCCATTGACTGACTTACTGCAAACATTGAAGAAGGTTGGGGTTGAAGGAATACCTTTATCCGCTAAAACTCTTTTAGGTACTAGTCGAGAAACAGTAGATATTGTAACAATAGCAGGAGGTGAGTTACTTTTTTTGggaattcagtttttttttaaatcaaaaagttttgaatatttgaaagatgTAGATAAGGTTTACATAGACGTTGGAATTGATGGTCTGAAAGTATTTAAAAGTTCGAATCGGACATTATGGCCAATTTTAGGTTCTGTTGTAGATTTTCCTAAAGAGGACCCTTTCATCATTGGATGCTTTTCAGGCATGGGTAAACCCCACAATATTGATGCATTTTTGAAGCAGTTTTGTgaggaaataatatttttaagagagAATGGATTGAAAGTAGGCCCTaatgaaacattaaaacaatttgaaattagGGCTTTCACCTGTGACTCTCCAGCTCGTGCCTTTGTAACGAGCGTTAAATCGCATACCGGCAGAAATAGTTGTCCAAAGTGCATATGCGAAAATCAGTATAGCCAAAGAAGAGTTAGCTTTTCTAAAACAGTAGGCCAACTAAGAACAGATGACTcttttaaaaatagataaatgATAACCTACATCTAATCATAGTTTAGAGTATAGACAACATGCAAGTTTGTTAGAATCTGCAAATATCGGTATAGTTTCACAATTTCCCTTGGATCCAATGCATTTGGTAGATTTaggtataatgaaaaaaatactccAATGGCTTATTAAAAGGGGCAATGTAACAAAAATGAATGCGAAATTGGATTACCTCTCAAGTTTTGTTCCTTCGGAGTTTTGCAGAATATCCAGGAATCTTGATGAAATAGGCAATTGGAAGTCTACGGAATTTagacaatttttattatatacgggaatatttgttttaaaagatTGCATATCAGGCGATTTGTGCTACCATTTTACTTTATTGCATGCTGGCATTCGGCTTCTTTCTTGTGAAAAGTCTTATAAGGTAGAATTGAATGtcgcaaatgaaattttaaaagaatttgtaATGTTGTTTGGGCATTTATATGGCGACTATTTAATAAGCTTTAACGTACACAATTTGCTGCACTTGCCAGATTGCGTAAAACAGTATGGTTCTTTAGATAGTTTTTCTgcttataaatttgaaaattatatgtagcatttaaaaaaattgataaataaaccaaataagattttacaacaaatttattttaggacACTTGAACGCCAAACCCTACATGCAGATCCCAACAAAAGTTCCAAGATAGGCGAGTTTAATATAGATTTTAACAAAGAGAAAGATAGTTTTTGCTTTAGCAACAAAATAGGACCTGTTAAAGTTATaggcaaaaaattacaaacaaatgtcTTTAAAGCTTTCCGTTTAGCGAACTCTGATAACTATTTTGAAGAACCGTTGCACTCCTCAACTGGTCTCGGCATTTTATTAAGTAGTGTATTAAATGAAATAGAAGTAGATGTAAATATAGAAGACattagttataaatatttttgtattccttttgaaggaaaatatttacttttacccATACTACATCatctttttaacgattttttaagataatattaAATGGAGTCGGATCAGGATATATTCGACGAAATATGTTCAGAAGTGGAAATAAGTCAGTGGCAAGAAAATGACGGTACAGTTTTatgtacttttatttgtggttttatatattcttattttatttcagaaataaaaattcgaagGCTTCAATTTGGGGTGGAATGTCCCCATGACGAGCGCTCTCCACCAAAAAAGCCTGCTCTTCCCAAACATGTGTCGTCATCTAAAGGCAGACACGCGGCAATAATAGCTGAGTTAAGCGCTATCCAGATATGCCAGGACCAAATATTGGCGAAACTGGATAGCGTCGAGACCCGTCAACTGGGCGTTGCTGGCCAAGTAGCTGACAAACAAAGTGCCATTTTCGATAAGGTAATAACAGACTTTCaccatatgtactatatatttcGTTTGTAACATCGAAATTTCCCTTTTCAGATTCCGGAACGTGGTGAGGTGCAAGCGCAAAGTAAGCTGTTGCGCGAATGCAAAGTGCTGACAGCTAGGGTTCAACAGTCTGTCAGTCGCATCACCGGGGACGCGGAAAGCGAGGAGTCCATGGAACTCGCTGCTGTGTTTCCCGTATTATCGGTGGAGCAAGAGCAGGCTGTTGAAGCCAAGCTGATAAATAAAGCTTACGCCGACGCAATGGTAACATAATAAAATGAATGCTagtataatttgaaaataacacTTTTACTTCCATATGTAGATTGGGCTTCTGGCAAGATCAAAAGGCACGAAAGGGACGGTTGACGGGGTTATGCGTTATCTATTCACAGATGACGCCATGTACAGCTTCAACTTAGAAGGAAGGGCAGGAAAGATTCCACTTCTTAGACTTAAGGCGGTCGAACTTATATTTGGTAAGTACATAGCAAAAAGAAGAATACCTACGAGTTGCtaacaattatttcatttattagacctcttttcagaaaaaataaaagaagatgtACAAGGCGCTATTAGGAAGTATGTTCGTTTAAGCCACAATAGGTGTAacctaaaaaaatacaatatattaatagaaaaactttaaatgtgtaaatatgtaaaatcttcAAAtctgtaaatttgtaaattcttgaaatttgtaaatatgtaaaatcttgAAATCTTGAAAtctgtaaaaatgtaaaatcttTAAATACGTTAAGTCTTTTaatctgtaaatatgtaaaatctttaaatctgtaaatatgtaaatgaaaattcttaatttgtaaacacgaaatgaaaaatatatattattagaataaatttaaatatgtaaatatataatataaaattttataataattagtttgtaaacaataaatgaatgtaataatataaatgtaatttCGTTTTCGTCGTGAAATTTCGAATAAGGAGTTTAGGCCATTTGTGCTGATGAGTTtatgatgacaacaatgaggagtttaggccatttgtgctgatgagtttctgatgacaacaatgaggagtttaggccatttgtgctgatgagtttatgatgacaacaatgaggagtttaggccatttgtgctgatgagtttatgatgacaacaatgaggagtttaggccatttgtgctgatgagtttatgatgacaacaatgaggagtttaggccatttgtgctgatgagtttgtgatgacaacaatgaggagtttagaATGCCTTTAGAGCAgggcagatatatttttcagttataagaaattgctattgttaaaagagagatagaatatcacaccgacaaggggaaactatcagaactttcccacggctagaacaaaaatgtgtagttggatgaggatagtgatgatgataatatgagtgctaATATGATAGTCAGGTGCCTTGTAGGGAAgcattctacatacatatacggagaATACTGCTGAAGTGCAGTccatggccggatataaatccggtaatgtagaacgttaaaaattcttattttaccAAAATGCTTATGAAACCACGATAAAATAACATTTGGTTAGAATTTAAATGTGCATACCTGATTTACACTCGATTTATTCACAATCCACTTTTCactgtaatattttaaataatactcGTATCACAAAAAACACAACCGCCTTCCACGaggaaaatttttacaattatgaATAACTAGATGCGCTTTTCATTTGAAAGCGCACCTAGAAATTCCTTTCAATACTTCTTAGTATTGCCAATTCCTGGGAACAACTAATAGTCGGAATGGCGTGCTGCCAGAaatagagcaaaaacaaaaaaattgacgaaaacagttcgtttttacgttaaaggaaaaatttcgcgatttaaatgtaatacatatatattaattaattgttttaaaatattatataatatgttttttcggttataatataatttttatgagacCACTGTCAAATTCAATCACACTTTCCTGAATACATTTTGAATACATGTAATTCTATTGAAAACTGAgagttggtttttgtatttaaatatgtatgtttttttaattttttgcttatttatgtattttatactaagtgtgcttaattttttatacttatatgtatctaCATCAATTAAAATAAGGAAACtgtaaattcccaatttttgttttaaaaaatacccaatcaATGTTTCTCCCGTTGTGGCATTACTGACGAATAGTATAAAAAAGGAGCATTTCAACAGCCCTTTCACGAGcaaaagagtttcacatttaGTTATCTCTTTTGCTCATTCgacaattttcaatttgtcaATGCGCATGTATTAGggactaataaaatatttgtcaatgtgttggaatttttggcgaaagtactcagcactgtcttgtagggtggtatttttagttctcgcgtggtatataaatattaagtcGACATTTCCTTTACGTATGTGGTTCtctaattgataaaaagtgcataaAAGCATACCtatgcatattagcagcaaagaaataaacttactgtaaaataagagtgcggtttttttgtaggctactgtgcagacaggcccatgaagcacaaagtgccaaacatttaatattgaagaaatcactgaagcttctgtgagttgtgttgatgtgcagtattgttcataacaacattgtctcaaaatttttaaccaaaattcTTCAAGcaatatgtactttttatttcaaagctttaacacttaacactcgacattaatatacataagtattcatataccaaataataagtTACACTTCATACAAAAGGTCTAAAaaggtatataagtatattatggGGCAGTTTTGTTTAAGCTTCATACTTCATACTTTtcggcacaatgctgtgcctttgaatgcgccCGGAttacttttttgcatttttagcgAATCGTGTGCGAACAACTGCGTATGTATGATTATACATATACCGTATTTTCCTGTAGGGTAAGGAGTAGGCGGCCACAGCAAacggttgttgttttttatatgccctgtgtcaagtgtgcgcagaagcttgtgttctgcgcttgttagaatggtggtagcttgtatttatatttatacacatatgtgtgtCTGCGCGTTTGGGATACAGTACACtagacagccggttctacgttaccggaatggttcgggttttcccgaccaagggctgccgccccagtaaaccagccctgtctagtgtactgTATCCCAAACGCGCAGACACACATATgcgtataaatataaatacaagctaccaccattctaacaagcgcagaacacaagcttctgcgcacacttgacacagggcatataaaaaacagcaaccGTTCGCTGTGGCCGCCTACTCCTTACCCTTCAGGAAAATACggtatatgtacaatacatacgcGGTTGTTCGCATACGATTcgctaaaaatgctaaaaaggaATCCGTGCGCATTGAAAGGCACAGAATTGTgccgaaaattatgaattactagcaaacccggcccccttcgctgggcacactaaaatagaatagatatggtttagaacagaaaatatatgattttcatattatttatttctttattctttattcaagcgctttggcataaacaatattttttgtttttctatttgtttttgagtaaatataaaatataaattgaaaatcaggaaaaaagaagattgtttttaaatttcaaatcatcacttacgttttttccttatggcatccaaatcagaaagaaatattgacacattgtaactcacactgtcaatttgacagttcagttccgccccaagcattaaaaaagtaaacgacattatggctggttcaaaagaacgctgtacccgttgccactactccgaattacaaccaaactttacgaaacccattttcaatacttacttaacaatgtgcgtaagtttggtttaattcggtgcaaagacacggcgggtccacgttttggcatatatttcgagaccctagtcatcaataggtatgaaaattaccccgtattaaagcacttatcaacagctttcatttgatacccatattgtacatacacaaccaaaggttacccgggtccacgttttgccctatatctcgagaccccagtcacggagcggcatgaaaaatactctgttatAAAGCATTctccaacagcttccatttgatacccatattgtacatacacgtccgaaggttacccgagtccacgttttgacctatatctcaaggccctatctaccaataggtattcaaactatacggaaatcatcttcaatacctacttaacaatgtgtgtaagtttggtttaattcggttcaaagacacggcgggtccacgttttggcatatatttcgagaccctagtcatcaataggtatgaaaattaccccgtattaaagcacttatcaacagctttcatttgatatccatattgtacaaacacattctagggtccacgttttggtctctatctcgagacccttgtcacggagcggatggaaatactctgaactaaagcattcaccaacagcttccatttgtccacgttttgacctatatctcgagaccctatctaccaataggtatccaaactatacggaaaccatcttcaatacctccttaacaatgtgtgtaagtttggtttaattcggtgcaaagacaccgcgggtccacgttttggcatatatttccagaccctagtcatcaataggtatgtaaattaccccgtattaaagcacttatcaacagctttcatttgatatccatattgtacaaacacattctagggtccacgttttggtttctatctcgagaccctagtcacggagcggatggaaatactctgaactaaagcattcaccaacagcttccatttgatacccatattgtacatacacaaccaaaggttacccgggtccacgttttgacctatatctcgagaccccagtcacggagcggcatgaaaaatactctgtactaaagcattcaccaacagcttcaatttgatatccatattgtacaaacacattctacggtccacgttttggtctctatctcgagaccctagtcacggagcggcttgaaagatactttggactaaagcattcaccaacagcttccatttgatacccatattgtacatacacatccgaaggttacccgggtccacgttttgacctatatctcgagccctatttccaaactaaaatataatccatgttactcgtggatgatgtagctttcgaatggtgaaagaatttttaaaatcggtccagtagtttttgagcctattcattacaaacaaacaaacaaacaaacaaagttttcctctttataatattagtatagataataattaaaaaaaacggatgtagggtatttctacctgaaacacatatggtccatgagcgtagagggacatttttgcttctgcacgttcatgaaacatatgtggtttatataccccctgacgcacatatggctcaggaacgtatcagtgcttatcaggcgcacgtttcctgaaccatatgtggctcagcggacagggaacgtgttgattatgtgggaattactaatatagaacgtgaaaatagcgttttatttcgctgtaaaatcagagaatgtt
The Anastrepha ludens isolate Willacy chromosome X, idAnaLude1.1, whole genome shotgun sequence DNA segment above includes these coding regions:
- the LOC128870381 gene encoding uncharacterized protein LOC128870381, coding for MGKHKNSKQELILVEFMESHPDLAKNFSKGDRVAVEEKWKELTTLLNAEGLPQKDVNGWKKIWSDWKGCIRKKVAHNNLESRATGGGPFNKHVLTSNEECVARTCGIFAAVEGIRHSRSFGTEENNSAIESEEERPQTSREAVATPRAAKRPRVSTQDSLQSCMATQSSCMEKISTTLDNICENQHKIAKSQEDEREEIRRLCRAVEKQNELLAEQNRLKTQSIEQKQRHYLKMEQLQQETVNIKTKMLEIETKK